The following proteins come from a genomic window of Populus nigra chromosome 6, ddPopNigr1.1, whole genome shotgun sequence:
- the LOC133696240 gene encoding fruit protein pKIWI502-like, which translates to MSVKLSPSTLLSLSPPLLHAHHSPPLISMSILRRLAPNHLTTHLRHHHRRRLATVAAAVRQDTTIWTQAPLSEIEPAAESLFHVSIDVSDYPDLAASHTRAGQYLQLRVPDVEKPSFLAIASPPSYAAEKGAFEFLVKSVAGSTAELLCGLKKGDVVELSQATGRGFEIDQIEPAGKYPTVLIFATGSGISPIRSLIESGFSADKRSDVRLYYGARNIKRMAYQDRFKDWESSGVKIVPVLSKPDGRWTGETGYVQAAFAKAKQIYSPTGTGAVLCGQKQMTEEITSILVSDGVSSEKILKNF; encoded by the exons atgtcAGTTAAACTCTCTCCGTCTACTCTTCTCTCTTTATCACCGCCTCTCCTCCATGCGCACCATAGCCCTCCCCTCATTTCCATGTCTATCCTACGCCGCCTAGCTCCAAACCACCTAACCACACACCTCAGGCACCACCACAGGCGGCGTCTAGCCACAGTTGCAGCTGCAGTACGGCAAGACACAACGATCTGGACACAAGCGCCTCTGTCCGAGATCGAACCAGCAGCCGAGTCACTCTTCCACGTGAGCATCGACGTCTCTGACTATCCGGACCTCGCAGCTTCTCACACACGTGCTGGGCAATACTTACAGCTGCGCGTCCCCGACGTGGAGAAACCTTCGTTCCTGGCCATCGCCTCGCCGCCGTCTTACGCAGCGGAAAAAGGTGCGTTTGAATTTCTGGTGAAGAGCGTAGCGGGATCGACGGCAGAGCTGTTGTGCGGACTTAAAAAAGGGGACGTGGTGGAATTGAGCCAAGCTACGGGGAGAGGTTTCGAGATTGATCAAATTGAGCCTGCAGGGAAGTATCCTACGGTTCTGATTTTCGCCACTGGATCTGGCATCAG TCCAATTCGATCTCTTATAGAGTCTGGGTTTAGTGCCGATAAAAGATCTGATGTGAGGCTGTATTATGGGGCTAGAAACATTAAGAGAATGGCTTACCAG GATAGGTTTAAAGATTGGGAATCTTCTGGTGTTAAAATTGTGCCAGTGCTATCAAAACCAGATGGCAGGTGGACTGGTGAAACTGGCTATGTACAG GCTGCTTTTGCCAAGGCCAAGCAAATTTATAGCCCTACAGGCACTGGTGCTGTTCTCTGTGGGCAGAAACAGATGACTGAG GAAATAACGTCAATTCTTGTGTCAGATGGAGTCTCGAGTGAGAAAATACTAAAGAACTTCTGA
- the LOC133697033 gene encoding ATP synthase subunit beta, mitochondrial, with amino-acid sequence MASRRLLSSLLRSSSRRSISKSTLSSANPKVSASSTRRASPYGYLLNRAAEYATSAAAASPPSQPPPVQSEGKKGKVIDEFTGKGSIGHVCQVIGAVVDVKFDEGLPPILTALEVQGHSIRLVLEVAQHLGESVVRTIAMDGTEGLVRGQPVLNTGSPITVPVGRATLGRIINVIGEAIDEKGDLKTEHYLPIHREAPSFVEQATEQQVLVTGIKVVDLLAPYQRGGKIGLFGGAGVGKTVLIMELINNVAKAHGGFSVFAGVGERTREGNDLYREMIESGVIKLGDQQAESKCALVYGQMNEPPGARARVGLTGLTVAEHFRDAEGQDVLLFIDNIFRFTQANSEVSALLGRIPSAVGYQPTLATDLGGLQERITTTKKGSITSVQAIYVPADDLTDPAPATTFAHLDATTVLSRQISELGIYPAVDPLDSTSRMLSPHILGEEHYNTARGVQKVLQNYKNLQDIIAILGMDELSEDDKLTVARARKIQRFLSQPFHVAEVFTGAPGKYVELKEGVQSFQGVLDGKYDDLPEQSFYMVGGIEEVIAKAEKISKESAA; translated from the exons ATGGCTTCACGCAGACTTTTATCATCTCTTCTCCGATCGTCTTCTCGCCGATCTATCTCCAAATCTACTTTATCAAGTGCCAATCCTAAGGTCTCTGCATCTTCCACGCGTCGCGCGTCCCCTTACGGTTACCTCCTAAACCGCGCGGCTGAGTACGCGACCTCTGCAGCCGCCGCATCGCCTCCATCACAACCGCCTCCTGTCCAATCGGAGGGTAAGAAGGGGAAGGTCATCGACGAGTTTACCGGGAAGGGTTCGATCGGGCATGTGTGTCAGGTTATTGGAGCCGTCGTGGATGTGAAATTTGATGAGGGTTTGCCTCCAATTTTGACCGCTTTGGAGGTTCAGGGCCACTCAATCCGGTTGGTTCTTGAAGTGGCCCAGCATTTGGGAGAGAGTGTTGTTAGGACTATTGCTATGGATGGTACTGAAGGTTTGGTTAGAGGCCAGCCTGTTCTTAACACTGGATCTCCAATTACT GTGCCCGTGGGCAGGGCCACTCTTGGTCGCATCATCAATGTCATTGGAGAAGCCATTGATGAGAAGGGAGACCTCA AGACGGAGCACTACTTGCCTATTCATAGGGAGGCTCCATCTTTTGTTGAGCAAGCAACTGAGCAACAGGTCCTTGTAACTGGTATCAAG GTTGTTGATCTCCTTGCACCATACCAAAGAGGAGGGAAGATTGGACTGTTTGGCGGTGCTGGCGTGGGAAAAACTGTGCTTATTATGGAACTTATCAACAATGTTGCAAAAGCTCATG GTGGTTTCTCTGTCTTTGCTGGTGTTGGTGAACGTACCCGTGAGGGAAATGACTTGTACAgagaaatgattgaaagtgGCGTCATTAAGCTAGGAGATCAGCAG GCTGAGAGCAAATGTGCTCTTGTGTATGGTCAAATGAATGAGCCTCCTGGTGCTCGTGCTCGTGTTGGTCTCACTGGACTTACTGTGGCTGAGCACTTCCGTGATGCTGAAGGGCAAGATGTGCTTCTATTCATTGACAACATTTTCCGCTTTACCCAG GCTAACTCAGAGGTGTCTGCCTTGCTTGGACGTATCCCATCTGCTGTTGGTTATCAGCCAACCTTGGCTACAGATCTTGGAGGTCTTCAAGAACGAATTACAACAACCAAGAAAGGTTCCATTACTTCTGTTCAAGCTATTTATGTGCCTGCTGATGATTTGACGGATCCTGCTCCTGCCACAACTTTTGCTCACTTGGATGCCACAACTGTGCTGTCAAGACAg ATTTCTGAGCTTGGTATCTATCCTGCGGTGGATCCCCTTGATTCTACATCTCGTATGCTCTCCCCTCATATTTTGGGTGAGGAACACTACAACACTGCTCGTGGTGTGCAGAAGGTTCTTCAAAACTATAAGAATTTGCAAGATATCATTGCCATTTTGGGAATGGATGAGCTCAGTGAAGATGACAAGCTGACGGTTGCCCGTGCTCGTAAAATTCAGAGGTTCTTGAGCCAGCCCTTCCATGTTGCAGAAGTTTTCACTGGTGCTCCTGGAAAGTATGTCGAATTGAAGGAGGGTGTACAAAGCTTCCAG GGAGTGTTGGATGGGAAATACGATGACCTTCCAGAGCAGTCATTTTACATGGTTGGTGGTATCGAGGAGGTTATTGCCAAGGCTGAGAAGATTTCCAAGGAATCTGCTGCTTAA